The region TATTGAAGTTTGGTTACCAAGCTATAACACATATCGTGAAATTTCATCTTGTAGTAATTTTGAAAGTTTCCAAGCGCGTCGTGCAAGTATTCGTTTCCGTCGTGAAGCAAAAGGTAAACCAGAATTTGTCCATACGTTAAATGGTTCTGGTCTTGCAATTGGTCGTACTGTAGCAGCAATTTTAGAGAACTATCAGCAGGAAGATGGCACAGTAATGATTCCTGAAGTACTTCGACCTTATATGGGGAATAAAGAAGTAATTAAATAAGTGAATAGTATTTATTAAGTAGGTATATGACTCCCTTGTACAACAGTAACAGGGCTGAGTCTAACAGCGGTAGGAGTTGTGGTCTAAAGTATTTGACTTCTATTCCTAACCAAAGATACTTAATTAGAAAGAAAGCCGAGCTGGTAAGCTCGGCTTTTTCTCCTTATTTTTTTACTAGAGAAATAAATTTCAAACAGTAAATTGCAGAGAGACCAACTAAAATGTAGACGATTTTTGCGATAAGTGAATCCATACCTCCAAATAAACCACCTACTAAATCCCATTCAAATAATCCAACTAATAACCAGTTTAATCCGCCAATAATTAATAATACTAGTGCTAAAAGATCTAAACCTTTCATTTTTAAATCCTCCTTTTAATTTGTATAGTATTTGTATAAGTAGTGTACAAGTTTATTATACAAATATACTATATTTTGTGCAAGTAATTGCTAACAAAAATATTTTCAGCAATTACAACAGTATATATCTATGTTGTTTTGTATAAATTATGTATAATTATTTCTTAAGAGATAATAATGAAGTATTATAAATAGTCATTGCTTGCAATTGGGAGGATAAAAGAATGTATAGTATAAAAAGAGTATCGGAAATGCTTAATATTCCGGCAGTGACGATTAGAGCATGGGAGAGTCGCTATAATATTATTAATCCTACTAGAACTGAAGGTGGGCATCGCTTGTATTCTGAAGAAGAGGTAGCGATAATTAAATGGCTTAAAGAACAAACAGAAGACAATAATATGAAAATTAGTGAAGCTGTTCGTATGTTAGAAAGTATGAAACCTTTTAAAGATAAAAAAGTTGAATCCTCACCATCCAATGAGAAATTGGTAGTTTCCAATAACTATAATAACAACATTGAACAGTTATACTCTAATATTATTGATTTAAATAATCATCAAGCTAATGAAACAATGGATATCGCTTTTTCTATGTATCATTACGAAGATGTTTTTCACAAAATACTAGCACCAACACTGCATTTGATCGGTGATAATTGGGAAAAAGGTAATATTTCAGTTGCGCAAGAACATTTCGGTAGTCAGATAATTTTACAACGATTTAATCAATTTTATCGTACACTACCAGTTAACCCGTTAGCTCCTAAAGGACTTTCTATATGCCCTGAAGGTGAGGAACACCATATAGGGTTAATGCTATTTAGTTTATTTTTAAGAAAGAAAGGTTCAGATGTAATTTATTTAGGTCCAAATACATTACTAGAAAACATTCCCGAAATTATTAAGGAAAAAGATATTAAAATTATTGCAATATCGTCTTCTTCTCCGAAAAATATAGCTAAGCTAGAAAAGTGGCTAGGGCTTTTAAAAGAAAAATTCCCTAGATTAAAAATAGTTGTTGGAGGTAGGGGATTTGCCAATAGTAGAGAATCATTCTCTTTTCATGTGTTATCTAGTGAAGTGACAAGCTGGGAAAAATGGTATGAAAATAACATAAGTAAGTAAGGTAAGGTGATTAAATTGAACGAATGCCCACTCTGTCATATTGATTTAGATGAGGAGCAAAAAGTTACATTAGAAAATGAATATTGTATGTTTTTACAAAAACCGCAGGAAGTGTTAATTGGTTCAGGTCTCATTATCCCAAAACGGCACTGCGAAACGGTATTTAATATAAATGCACAAGAGTGGAAAGCAACATATGAACTTCTTCATGAAGTAAAACAGTTCTTAGATGTGAAATACAAGCCTGATGGATATAACATTGGATGGAACGTTAGTGAAACGGGCGGACAGCATATTATGCATGCACATATGCATGTTATTCCACGTTTTAATGATGAGCCACTTGCTGGAAAAGGTATAAGAAATGCCCTTAAAAGTAAGGAAAATATGCGTAGGTAGGTATTTGTATTAACTTTCTTCATCTTTACAAAAATATTAATAATAGATAATATTAGTGAGGAGTTGTGAAGATAAAAGGAGACGAACATAATTGGAAAAATCATTAAGAAAGTTTGACTATTTCATCATTTTTACTATAATATTTTCAATAAAATTTTTATTATTTAGATATTTTATTTATAAGGACCTTAACCTTATTAAAGTACTTTTAACTGAATTAAGTCCATTTATACTTCTAATTACTATAATTGAATTTTGTTTAAATAAAAATAGACTATGGATTTATTCAATAATAAACATAACTTTGTCAGGTTTTTTATTTTCCATTGTCTTATACAGTAGTTATTTTGGTACATTACCTTCCTATCATGATTTAACGCAATTAAACCAAGTGGGTTCTGTATCTGGTAGTATTAAGCTTTTAATTAGACCTATACATTTTTTGTTTTTCCTAGATCTAATTATTATTCTTCCTTTATTGATATGGAAAAATAAATTGTTTACTGAACGAAAGACTCTTAATAAAGTAGTATTAGCTATTATTTTTATTTTATCTGTAACATCAATATTAATTAATTTAGTACAGGCTAAAGATGAAAAGATTATTGATTCATCCTCATTCGCTTATGAGAATGGACTTATACAATATCAAATAATTGAATTTTATCAAGGGAAAAATAAAGAAGCGGCAAAAACAGTACAGTTTACTACAGAAGATGTAATGGCACTTAAAGGTTCAACACGTATAAGTGATACGTTAGAATATTTTAGTGTAGCTAAAGATCGTAATTTAATATTAATCCAAATAGAATCAATGCAAAATTTCTTAATAAACTTAGAAATTAATGGTGTTGAAGTAACACCTAATATTAATAAGTTACTTGGAGAGAGTATATATTTCTCAAATGTATACCAACAAATTGGTGCGGGAAATACTTCTGACGCTGAGTTTTTAGTTAATACATCATTATATCCTGCAGGTAAACAAGCAACTTCAAAAGCTTATGCAGATAAGCAGTTTCCAAGTTTACCTAGAGTTATGAAGGAGTATGATTATTTTACTACAACTTTTCATGCAGATTATATTACGTATTGGAATCGCCAAGAGCTTTATCCAAGTTTAGGTTTTGATAAGTTTTATGATATAACTTATTTTGGTGAAGAAGATGTTATTGGTTTTGGACCATCAGATGAGGTTTTATTCGATAAAACTTTAGAGGCCCTTGTCGAGATGGATGAAAATAAACAGAAATTCTATGCACATGTTCTCTCTTTAACTAGTCATACACCTTTTGAAATGCCAGAAGATAAAGTTTATATTGATTTGCCGGAAAAATATAAAGATACTTTAGTTGGTAATTATATACTATCTATGAATTATACAGATAAAGTATTAGGTGATTTCATTGAAGGGTTAAAGCAAGAAGGTATATGGGATAATTCTGTCATAGCTATATATGGCGATCATTCTGGGCTACACGGAAGGTTACTGCAAGAAGTAGATAATAAATTAATGAGGGAAATTTTAGGTTATGGATACCCTATAGTAGATCGTTTTAACATACCATTTATTATCGATATTCCAGGGGTAACGAAGGGTACTAAAATTGATCGACTTGGTGGACAAATAGATATTATGCCGACACTTACCAACTTATTAGGCATTTCACTTGAAAATCATATTATATTTGGTCAGGATTTACTCAACTATGAA is a window of Lottiidibacillus patelloidae DNA encoding:
- a CDS encoding DUF378 domain-containing protein, with the translated sequence MKGLDLLALVLLIIGGLNWLLVGLFEWDLVGGLFGGMDSLIAKIVYILVGLSAIYCLKFISLVKK
- a CDS encoding MerR family transcriptional regulator, translating into MYSIKRVSEMLNIPAVTIRAWESRYNIINPTRTEGGHRLYSEEEVAIIKWLKEQTEDNNMKISEAVRMLESMKPFKDKKVESSPSNEKLVVSNNYNNNIEQLYSNIIDLNNHQANETMDIAFSMYHYEDVFHKILAPTLHLIGDNWEKGNISVAQEHFGSQIILQRFNQFYRTLPVNPLAPKGLSICPEGEEHHIGLMLFSLFLRKKGSDVIYLGPNTLLENIPEIIKEKDIKIIAISSSSPKNIAKLEKWLGLLKEKFPRLKIVVGGRGFANSRESFSFHVLSSEVTSWEKWYENNISK
- a CDS encoding HIT family protein; the protein is MNECPLCHIDLDEEQKVTLENEYCMFLQKPQEVLIGSGLIIPKRHCETVFNINAQEWKATYELLHEVKQFLDVKYKPDGYNIGWNVSETGGQHIMHAHMHVIPRFNDEPLAGKGIRNALKSKENMRR
- a CDS encoding LTA synthase family protein, with the translated sequence MFTERKTLNKVVLAIIFILSVTSILINLVQAKDEKIIDSSSFAYENGLIQYQIIEFYQGKNKEAAKTVQFTTEDVMALKGSTRISDTLEYFSVAKDRNLILIQIESMQNFLINLEINGVEVTPNINKLLGESIYFSNVYQQIGAGNTSDAEFLVNTSLYPAGKQATSKAYADKQFPSLPRVMKEYDYFTTTFHADYITYWNRQELYPSLGFDKFYDITYFGEEDVIGFGPSDEVLFDKTLEALVEMDENKQKFYAHVLSLTSHTPFEMPEDKVYIDLPEKYKDTLVGNYILSMNYTDKVLGDFIEGLKQEGIWDNSVIAIYGDHSGLHGRLLQEVDNKLMREILGYGYPIVDRFNIPFIIDIPGVTKGTKIDRLGGQIDIMPTLTNLLGISLENHIIFGQDLLNYENNLIGMRYYLSTGSYFDEDVLFLPTTSQRESRTYDLVTRQLTERKEDFNDKYKRMIQIYELSDDYLNSLPSK